One part of the Streptomyces lydicus genome encodes these proteins:
- a CDS encoding GntP family permease — MLLAAPVPTPPPPPHTGGLLALIPGTAGLLTVAALGIALLLVLIIKVRLQPFVALLGVSIAVGLAAGLSVTELFGTVQKSDAVSLIETGMGGILGHVAIIIGLGTMLGAILEVSGGAEVLSARLLRLFGEKRAPLAMGMTGLIFGIPVFFDVGIFVLAPLVYAAARKSGKSILLYCMPLLAGLSMTHAFLPPHPGPVAAAGLFKVDLGWIILMGLVCGIPAVLAAWGYAAWIGKRLFVEVPQDMVEAADEARAAVAAEKPDAHEQPVPLGTVLAIIGTPLLLILLATFSSIALPRSAGRSVIEFFGHPFVALTIALLMAYYLLGIRRGWSRRSLETVSTASLKPVGNILLVVGAGGIFGAVLKGSGVATALSDTFHDVGLPVVVLAYLLSLVLRVAQGSATVAIVTTAGIVVPLVEGQGMSQAHLALIIMAISAGSIFASHVNDGGFWMVAKYFGITERDTLKSWTVLESVLSVAGFAVAALVSLVV; from the coding sequence ATGCTGCTTGCCGCCCCGGTCCCCACCCCACCGCCGCCACCCCACACCGGCGGCCTGCTCGCCCTCATACCGGGCACGGCGGGCCTGCTGACGGTCGCCGCCCTCGGCATCGCGCTCCTCCTCGTACTGATCATCAAGGTCCGGCTGCAGCCGTTCGTCGCGCTGCTCGGTGTCTCCATCGCGGTCGGCCTGGCCGCCGGCCTGTCCGTCACCGAACTCTTCGGCACGGTCCAGAAGTCCGACGCCGTCTCGCTCATCGAGACCGGCATGGGCGGCATCCTCGGCCACGTCGCCATCATCATCGGCCTGGGCACCATGCTCGGCGCGATCCTGGAGGTCTCCGGCGGCGCCGAGGTGCTGAGCGCCCGGCTGCTCCGGCTCTTCGGCGAGAAGCGCGCCCCGCTGGCGATGGGCATGACCGGCCTGATCTTCGGCATCCCGGTCTTCTTCGACGTCGGCATCTTCGTCCTCGCGCCGCTCGTCTACGCGGCGGCCAGGAAGTCCGGCAAGTCGATCCTGCTGTACTGCATGCCGCTGCTCGCGGGCCTGTCCATGACCCATGCCTTCCTGCCGCCGCACCCCGGTCCGGTCGCCGCCGCCGGCCTCTTCAAGGTCGACCTGGGCTGGATCATCCTCATGGGCCTCGTCTGCGGCATCCCGGCCGTGCTCGCCGCCTGGGGCTACGCGGCCTGGATCGGCAAGCGCCTGTTCGTCGAGGTGCCGCAGGACATGGTCGAGGCCGCCGACGAGGCCAGGGCCGCGGTGGCCGCCGAGAAGCCCGACGCGCACGAGCAGCCGGTCCCGCTCGGCACCGTCCTCGCCATCATCGGCACCCCGCTGCTCCTCATCCTGCTGGCGACCTTCTCCTCCATCGCGCTGCCCCGGTCCGCCGGCCGCTCGGTCATCGAGTTCTTCGGGCACCCCTTCGTCGCCCTGACGATCGCCCTGCTGATGGCGTACTACCTGCTGGGCATCCGCCGCGGCTGGTCGCGCAGGTCCCTGGAGACGGTCTCCACCGCCTCCCTCAAGCCGGTCGGCAACATCCTGCTCGTGGTCGGCGCCGGCGGCATCTTCGGCGCCGTCCTCAAGGGCAGCGGCGTGGCCACCGCCCTGTCCGACACCTTCCACGACGTCGGCCTGCCCGTCGTCGTCCTCGCCTACCTCCTCTCCCTCGTGCTGCGCGTGGCCCAGGGCTCGGCGACGGTCGCCATCGTCACCACCGCCGGCATCGTCGTCCCCCTCGTCGAGGGCCAGGGCATGTCCCAGGCCCACCTCGCGCTGATCATCATGGCCATCTCGGCAGGCTCGATCTTCGCCTCGCACGTCAACGACGG